TTTCCAGAAGTTTATTACTCTCGCTTTCAGTGATTTAGAGGAAGAGATGAAAACTGAAAGGCTTGGCAGGATTTCGATGCAGGCAAGCAAATCAGATCCCTCGCTTCGCTACGGGTGACAGACTCAACACACCCTGATCGAATGACGCACTCATGCCACAACCGAGCGCGAAAAGAAGGAAGGGCCGGATGCTCACCCATCCAGCCCTTCCCTTTTGCCCCCGGCGTCAGTTATCAGCCCAGGACAAAACCAGTCGAACCGGGTGGAATGCTCAGTCCTTGGAAGAAAGAGCGGGATACCCGGCACGATCACACGCACGTTGCGTATGAGATGAGACGGGGGTCTGGCGATGGGGTTTACAAGGATTAGTAAATTACCAGGCGTGGAAAAAACCTTCTCGCTCGTGCAGGTCGACGTCAATACCGAAGAGCATGCGTAGATTTTCTTTAGTCAAGAGCGTTTGTTTACTGCCATCAGCGACGATCCGCCCTTCACGCATCATCACAACGCGATCGATCTCAGGGATGATGTCCGCGATATGATGCGTGATGAGGATGAGCCCCGTTCCCTGCTGCGCAAGCCGACGCATGGTGTTGCGGAGTTCACGTTGAGCTGCAAGATCAAGCGCGTTCGAGGGCTCGTCAAGCAGCAGCATACGGTTTCCTGCGGCGTCCGTATCTGCGCCAACAAGTGCCCGCCCGATCATGATGCGGCGCTGCTGCCCGGCAGACATCTCACCGACGAACTTGTCCTTAAGTGATTCTGCGTCGAGGAGATGCAGCACTTCTATCGCGCGGGAACGCATCTCATCGGTCACGGTAAGGTTGGGCCACAGCGTTGAGGACGAGAAGAAT
This genomic stretch from Terriglobus saanensis SP1PR4 harbors:
- a CDS encoding ABC transporter ATP-binding protein; translated protein: MSLNVEPFLDFRNVNIARGTTTVLHDIHLQIARGEHIAILGPNGCGKSTLIKAMTCEIYPLVQPELYVRLFGRERWDLTELRKRLGVVAPELPGKPTRTTTGMDAVLSGFFSSSTLWPNLTVTDEMRSRAIEVLHLLDAESLKDKFVGEMSAGQQRRIMIGRALVGADTDAAGNRMLLLDEPSNALDLAAQRELRNTMRRLAQQGTGLILITHHIADIIPEIDRVVMMREGRIVADGSKQTLLTKENLRMLFGIDVDLHEREGFFHAW